A single Opisthocomus hoazin isolate bOpiHoa1 chromosome 1, bOpiHoa1.hap1, whole genome shotgun sequence DNA region contains:
- the MTMR2 gene encoding phosphatidylinositol-3,5-bisphosphate 3-phosphatase MTMR2 isoform X2, with protein MEEPPLLPGETIKDMAKDVTYICPFTGAIRGTLTVTNYRLYFKSMERDPPFVLDASLGVINRVEKIGGASSRGENSYGLEIVCKDIRNLRFAHKPEGRTRRSIFENLMKYAFPVSNNLPLFAFEYKEIFPENGWKVYDPTWEYRRQGIPNESWRLTKINERYELCDTYPAILAVPVSIPDEELKRVASFRSRGRIPVLSWIHPESQATITRCSQPMVGVSGKRSKEDEKYLQAIMDSNAQSHKIFIFDARPSVNAVANKAKGGGYESEDAYQNAELVFLDIHNIHVMRESLRKLKEIVYPNIEETHWLSNLESTHWLEHIKLILAGALRIADKVESGKTSVVVHCSDGWDRTAQLTSLSLLMLDGYYRTIRGFEVLVEKEWLSFGHRFQLRVGHGDKNHADADRSPVFLQFIDCVWQMTRQFPTAFEFNEYFLITILDHLYSCLFGTFLCSSEQQRVKESLPKKTVSLWSYINSQLEDFTNPLYVSYSHHVLYPVASMRHLELWVGYYIRWNPRMKPQEPVHNRYKELLAKRAELQKKVEELQREITSRSTSSSERAGSPAQCVAPVQTVV; from the exons ctAAGGATGTTACTTACATCTGCCCTTTCACTGGAGCAATCAGAGGAACCCTTACTGTTACCAATTATagactgtattttaaaagcatggaACGG GACCCTCCTTTTGTCCTAGATGCATCTTTAGGTGTAATCAACAGAGTGGAGAAAATTGGAGGCGCTTCCAGTCGCGGTGAGAATTCGTATGGGCTGGAGATTGTATGCAAG gatATTCGAAACTTGCGATTTGCTCATAAGCCTGAAGGGAGAACTAGACGATCCATATTTGAGAACCTAATGAAATATGCTTTCCCAGTTTCAAATAATCTG ccaCTTTTTGCATTTGAGTACAAAGAGATTTTCCCAGAAAATGGATGGAAGGTGTATGACCCCACTTGGGAGTACAGAAGACAG GGAATTCCCAATGAAAGCTGGAGGTTGACCAAGATTAATGAGCGCTACGAGCTGTGTGATACATACCCTGCTATTCTAGCTGTGCCCGTAAGCATTCCTGATGAAGAATTAAAGAGAGTAGCATCTTTCAGATCAAGAGGACGCATACCA GTATTGTCATGGATTCACCCGGAAAGTCAAGCAACGATTACTCGCTGTAGTCAGCCAATGGTGGGAGTCAGTGGCAAACGAAGCAAGGAAGATGAGAAGTACCTTCAAGCCATCATGGATTCTAATGCTCAGTCCCATAAAATCTTCATATTTGATGCAAGGCCTAGTGTGAATGCTGTAGCCAATAAG GCTAAAGGAGGGGGCTATGAGAGTGAGGATGCCTATCAGAATGCAGAATTAGTGTTCCTGGACATTCACAATATTCATGTTATGAGAGAATCACTGCGAAAACTGAAAGAAATTGTGTATCCCAATATCGAGGAGACTCACTGGCTGTCGAATTTAGAGTCAACTCACTGGCTAGAGCATATCAAG CTCATTCTCGCTGGAGCCCTTCGGATTGCTGACAAAGTGGAGTCGGGGAAGACGTCTGTGGTTGTACACTGCAGTGATGGCTGGGACCGGACAGCCCAGCTCACCTCTCTCTCCCTGCTCATGTTAGATGGCTACTACCGCACTATCAGGGGCTTTGAAGTGCTAGTGGAGAAGGAGTGGCTGAGCTTTGGCCACAGATTTCAGCTG aGGGTTGGCCATGGAGATAAGAATCATGCAGATGCAGATCGCTCTCCTGTCTTCCTCCAGTTCATCGACTGCGTCTGGCAAATGACAAGACAG TTTCCTACAGCATTTGAGTTCAACGAGTACTTCCTGATAACCATCCTGGATCACCTCTACAGCTGTTTGTTTGGGACCTTCCTGTGCAGCAGCGAGCAGCAGAGAGTGAAGGAG AGCCTTCCAAAAAAGACCGTGTCGCTTTGGTCTTACATCAACAGCCAGCTGGAAGACTTCACTAACCCCTTGTACGTGAGCTACTCCCACCACGTGCTGTACCCCGTGGCCAGCATGCGGCACCTCGAGCTGTGGGTCGGCTACTACATCCGCTGGAACCCCAGGATGAAACCTCAG GAACCTGTCCACAATCGCTACAAGGAGCTTCTTGCCAAGCGGGCTGAGCTGCAGAAGAAAgtggaggagctgcagagagaaatCACCAGCCGTTCCACCTCGTCCTCAGAAAGAGCCGGCTCTCCCGCGCAGTGCGTCGCTCCTGTACAGACAGTTGTGTAA
- the MTMR2 gene encoding phosphatidylinositol-3,5-bisphosphate 3-phosphatase MTMR2 isoform X3, with protein MERDPPFVLDASLGVINRVEKIGGASSRGENSYGLEIVCKDIRNLRFAHKPEGRTRRSIFENLMKYAFPVSNNLPLFAFEYKEIFPENGWKVYDPTWEYRRQGIPNESWRLTKINERYELCDTYPAILAVPVSIPDEELKRVASFRSRGRIPVLSWIHPESQATITRCSQPMVGVSGKRSKEDEKYLQAIMDSNAQSHKIFIFDARPSVNAVANKAKGGGYESEDAYQNAELVFLDIHNIHVMRESLRKLKEIVYPNIEETHWLSNLESTHWLEHIKLILAGALRIADKVESGKTSVVVHCSDGWDRTAQLTSLSLLMLDGYYRTIRGFEVLVEKEWLSFGHRFQLRVGHGDKNHADADRSPVFLQFIDCVWQMTRQFPTAFEFNEYFLITILDHLYSCLFGTFLCSSEQQRVKESLPKKTVSLWSYINSQLEDFTNPLYVSYSHHVLYPVASMRHLELWVGYYIRWNPRMKPQEPVHNRYKELLAKRAELQKKVEELQREITSRSTSSSERAGSPAQCVAPVQTVV; from the exons atggaACGG GACCCTCCTTTTGTCCTAGATGCATCTTTAGGTGTAATCAACAGAGTGGAGAAAATTGGAGGCGCTTCCAGTCGCGGTGAGAATTCGTATGGGCTGGAGATTGTATGCAAG gatATTCGAAACTTGCGATTTGCTCATAAGCCTGAAGGGAGAACTAGACGATCCATATTTGAGAACCTAATGAAATATGCTTTCCCAGTTTCAAATAATCTG ccaCTTTTTGCATTTGAGTACAAAGAGATTTTCCCAGAAAATGGATGGAAGGTGTATGACCCCACTTGGGAGTACAGAAGACAG GGAATTCCCAATGAAAGCTGGAGGTTGACCAAGATTAATGAGCGCTACGAGCTGTGTGATACATACCCTGCTATTCTAGCTGTGCCCGTAAGCATTCCTGATGAAGAATTAAAGAGAGTAGCATCTTTCAGATCAAGAGGACGCATACCA GTATTGTCATGGATTCACCCGGAAAGTCAAGCAACGATTACTCGCTGTAGTCAGCCAATGGTGGGAGTCAGTGGCAAACGAAGCAAGGAAGATGAGAAGTACCTTCAAGCCATCATGGATTCTAATGCTCAGTCCCATAAAATCTTCATATTTGATGCAAGGCCTAGTGTGAATGCTGTAGCCAATAAG GCTAAAGGAGGGGGCTATGAGAGTGAGGATGCCTATCAGAATGCAGAATTAGTGTTCCTGGACATTCACAATATTCATGTTATGAGAGAATCACTGCGAAAACTGAAAGAAATTGTGTATCCCAATATCGAGGAGACTCACTGGCTGTCGAATTTAGAGTCAACTCACTGGCTAGAGCATATCAAG CTCATTCTCGCTGGAGCCCTTCGGATTGCTGACAAAGTGGAGTCGGGGAAGACGTCTGTGGTTGTACACTGCAGTGATGGCTGGGACCGGACAGCCCAGCTCACCTCTCTCTCCCTGCTCATGTTAGATGGCTACTACCGCACTATCAGGGGCTTTGAAGTGCTAGTGGAGAAGGAGTGGCTGAGCTTTGGCCACAGATTTCAGCTG aGGGTTGGCCATGGAGATAAGAATCATGCAGATGCAGATCGCTCTCCTGTCTTCCTCCAGTTCATCGACTGCGTCTGGCAAATGACAAGACAG TTTCCTACAGCATTTGAGTTCAACGAGTACTTCCTGATAACCATCCTGGATCACCTCTACAGCTGTTTGTTTGGGACCTTCCTGTGCAGCAGCGAGCAGCAGAGAGTGAAGGAG AGCCTTCCAAAAAAGACCGTGTCGCTTTGGTCTTACATCAACAGCCAGCTGGAAGACTTCACTAACCCCTTGTACGTGAGCTACTCCCACCACGTGCTGTACCCCGTGGCCAGCATGCGGCACCTCGAGCTGTGGGTCGGCTACTACATCCGCTGGAACCCCAGGATGAAACCTCAG GAACCTGTCCACAATCGCTACAAGGAGCTTCTTGCCAAGCGGGCTGAGCTGCAGAAGAAAgtggaggagctgcagagagaaatCACCAGCCGTTCCACCTCGTCCTCAGAAAGAGCCGGCTCTCCCGCGCAGTGCGTCGCTCCTGTACAGACAGTTGTGTAA